The Urocitellus parryii isolate mUroPar1 chromosome 6, mUroPar1.hap1, whole genome shotgun sequence genome includes a window with the following:
- the Ngb gene encoding neuroglobin isoform X1, whose product MERPEPELIRQSWRAVSRSPLEHGTVLFARLFALEPELLPLFQYNGRQFSSPEDCLSSPEFLDHIRKVMLVIDTAVTNVEDLSSLEEYLAGLGRKHRAVGVKLSSFSVGKGTVGESLLYMLEKCLGPAFTPAMRAAWSQLYGLVVAAMSRGWDGE is encoded by the exons ATGGAGCGCCCAGAGCCCGAGCTGATCCGGCAAAGCTGGAGGGCGGTGAGCCGCAGCCCGCTGGAGCATGGCACGGTCCTGTTCGCCAG gCTGTTTGCCCTGGAGCCGGAGCTGCTGCCCCTCTTCCAGTACAACGGCCGCCAGTTCTCCAGCCCGGAGGACTGCCTGTCCTCCCCGGAGTTCCTGGACCACATCAGGAAG GTGATGCTTGTGATTGACACTGCAGTGACCAATGTGGAGGACCTGTCGTCCCTGGAGGAGTACCTTGCCGGCCTGGGCAGGAAGCACCGGGCAGTGGGCGTGAAGCTCAGCTCCTTCTCGGTGGGTAAAGGG ACGGTGGGTGAGTCCCTGCTCTACATGCTGGAGAAGTGCCTGGGCCCGGCCTTCACACCGGCCATGCGGGCCGCCTGGAGCCAGCTCTACGGGCTTGTGGTGGCGGCCATGAGCCGGGGCTGGGACGGCGAGTAA
- the Ngb gene encoding neuroglobin isoform X2, producing the protein MERPEPELIRQSWRAVSRSPLEHGTVLFARLFALEPELLPLFQYNGRQFSSPEDCLSSPEFLDHIRKVMLVIDTAVTNVEDLSSLEEYLAGLGRKHRAVGVKLSSFSTVGESLLYMLEKCLGPAFTPAMRAAWSQLYGLVVAAMSRGWDGE; encoded by the exons ATGGAGCGCCCAGAGCCCGAGCTGATCCGGCAAAGCTGGAGGGCGGTGAGCCGCAGCCCGCTGGAGCATGGCACGGTCCTGTTCGCCAG gCTGTTTGCCCTGGAGCCGGAGCTGCTGCCCCTCTTCCAGTACAACGGCCGCCAGTTCTCCAGCCCGGAGGACTGCCTGTCCTCCCCGGAGTTCCTGGACCACATCAGGAAG GTGATGCTTGTGATTGACACTGCAGTGACCAATGTGGAGGACCTGTCGTCCCTGGAGGAGTACCTTGCCGGCCTGGGCAGGAAGCACCGGGCAGTGGGCGTGAAGCTCAGCTCCTTCTCG ACGGTGGGTGAGTCCCTGCTCTACATGCTGGAGAAGTGCCTGGGCCCGGCCTTCACACCGGCCATGCGGGCCGCCTGGAGCCAGCTCTACGGGCTTGTGGTGGCGGCCATGAGCCGGGGCTGGGACGGCGAGTAA